A genomic region of Colletotrichum destructivum chromosome 1, complete sequence contains the following coding sequences:
- a CDS encoding Putative geminivirus AL1 replication-associated protein, central yields MKRCEMPAHFLERTQAYVCKEGNERLFGERIYVKDTVSSKRKREDEIWTQAIGAEEDVARKLLQKHFPRDYIRCYCNFEKFLQSKRRKTTVEHVPNFTANGWVVPSELLEWRKEISGSAREGRPVSHILIGPPRCGKTQWALSFGRPAEMSNRFCFDALTLYRRIARILFQTILL; encoded by the coding sequence ATGAAGCGTTGTGAGATGCCAGCGCATTTCCTCGAGCGCACGCAAGCGTATGTGTGCAAGGAAGGGAACGAGAGGTTGTTCGGCGAGCGCATCTATGTGAAAGACACGGTGTCGTCGAAGCGGAAGCGAGAAGATGAGATTTGGACTCAGGCCATTGGAGCAGAAGAGGATGTAGCTAGGAAGCTGCTCCAGAAGCATTTCCCGCGTGATTACATTCGGTGTTACTGCAACTTTGAGAAGTTCCTTCAGAGCAAGAGGCGCAAAACCACAGTGGAACACGTGCCCAACTTCACCGCCAATGGTTGGGTGGTGCCTTCGGAGTTGCTGGAGTGGCGGAAGGAGATTTCCGGAAGTGCGCGCGAAGGTAGGCCTGTCAGTCATATTTTAATAGGCCCCCCTAGGTGCGGGAAGACTCAGTGGGCGCTGTCGTTTGGTAGACCTGCGGAGATGTCAAACAGGTTCTGCTTTGATGCTTTGACGCTTTACCGGAGGATTGCACGCATCTTGTTTCAAACGATATTGTTGTGA
- a CDS encoding Putative F-box domain-containing protein gives MYAQWPSHLADCQSEHAPAQWDTFKIPLKLLVQPQPIQSSGILALPNELLLQILMHVNPVSQLFLALTCKRLLVVSTMTVTMITSAPKHRSHRLDCSAMLAVLHTVRPTDARGRSKTSWAPCCVCYRYRPKRKPYWKDVQKSYPKEWVCGILVDYDSIVQSWSKKHSSSYQCPDCWCEERMNKYGHLVN, from the exons ATGTACGCACAGTGGCCTTCTCACCTAGCCGACTGCCAGAGCGAGCATGCTCCTGCTCAATGGGATACGTTCAAGATCCCATTAAAG CTTCTTGTACAGCCACAGCCGATTCAGTCATCGGGAATCCTAGCGTTGCCCAATGAGCTGCTTCTTCAAATCTTGATGCACGTTAACCCGGTTAGCCAATTATTCCTGGCACTCACGTGCAAGCGGCTGCTTGTTGTCTCCACGATGACAGTCACAATGATCACCTCTGCGCCCAAACATCGTTCTCATCGTTTGGATTGCTCTGCAATGCTCGCAGTTCTACATACTGTACGGCCAACGGACGCTCGGGGGCGCTCCAAGACGTCATGGGCGCCATGTTGCGTTTGCTATCGATATCGGCCCAAGCGGAAGCCCTACTGGAAAGACGTGCAAAAGAGTTACCCGAAAGAGTGGGTTTGCGGGATTCTGGTCGATTACGACTCGATTGTTCAGTCGTGGAGCAAAAAGCATTCGTCCTCGTACCAGTGTCCAGATTGCTGGTGTGAAGAACGTATGAACAAGTATGGGCATTTGGTGAATTAG
- a CDS encoding Putative calcineurin-like phosphoesterase domain, ApaH type, metallo-dependent phosphatase produces the protein MSESDSCPLESCPSQQRCPQTAVSSTPHAMAVVPRQVVTDLDVRISPEVPSSTCEPGSQVWHRIEKELYLYTSQERAWLYVRLANEEELAAEDLLVMDIRVGDPPPRPSSDGSWDFRPGGIWVLRSMFSGMIDKAVTAVDVLFGMDAVDPRPQWTLMPSSLQLNGKPMGSVPRLSVLHGRSKPRPEARAALRAREDGKFRIVQISDTHMVTGVGVCKDAIDAHGKDLPESEADPLTVGFIGRILDVEKPDLVVLTGDQLHHDIPDSKSALFKVVAPIIERSIPFAAVFGNHDSEGTYALSRAAQMSILQDLPFSLCEPGPEHVDGIGNFYLQVLAPAPSQLPLSTLYFLDSHGRIPSEIQNPDYDPIKQSQIDWFTDTSRAQRLAREKDDSESSCFHLSLAFQHIPLPEFRDPYLSIRNGQQGEPPETPSLNSHFYAALVEGGVSALGCGHDHVNNFCALLPQQTPQKGGKPTQSGPWLCYGGGSGFGGYCSYGGKRYHRGARVWELVPRDGSLKTWRRVEHVMVRVDELVLVKGGAVVDSGEDEDGNDVVS, from the exons ATGTCAGAATCCGACTCTTGTCCGCTCGAGTCCTGTCCCTCTCAGCAAAGGTGTCCCCAAACGGCGGTATCGTCTACTCCCCACGCTATGGCCGTTGTTCCTCGTCAAGTCGTCACGGATCTGGACGTACGCATCTCCCCGGAAGTTCCTTCCTCCACCTGCGAACCAGGCTCGCAAGTATGGCACCGCATAGAAAAAGAGCTCTACCTATACACATCTCAGGAGAGAGCATGGCTGTATGTACGGCTAGCGAATGAGGAAGAGCTTGCGGCTGAGGACCTGCTGGTTATGGATATCAGAGTCGGCGACCCGCCTCCCAGACCTAGCTCAGATGGTTCATGGGATTTCCGACCTGGCGGGATCTGGGTGCTAAGAAGCATGTTCTCTGGCATGATTGACAAGGCTGTGACAGCCGTGGACGTTCTCTTTGGTATGGATGCCGTTGACCCACGACCACAATGGACTCTCATGCCATCATCGCTCCAACTCAACGGTAAGCCAATGGGATCGGTTCCAAGACTCAGCGTACTCCACGGTAGGTCCAAGCCGAGACCAGAGGCTCGGGCGGCTTTAAGAGCGAGAGAGGATGGCAAATTCAGAATTGTTCAGATCTCTGACACGCACATGGTCACTGGTGTCGGGGTATGCAAAGATGCTATTGATGCCCATGGGAAAGATCTGCCAGAGAGCGAGGCTGACCCGCTTACGGTTGGCTTCATTGGAAGGATCCTGGATGTCGAGAAACCAGACCTTGTGGTTCTCACTGGAGATCAGTTACACCACGACATCCCGGACAGCAAGTCTGCCCTCTTCAAAGTGGTTGCTCCTATCATCGAGCGTTCAATCCCATTCGCAGCCGTCTTTGGCAATCATGATAGTGAGGGCACCTACGCATTATCAC GCGCGGCACAGATGTCAATACTCCAGGATCTGCCTTTTAGCCTCTGCGAGCCAGGCCCAGAGCATGTCGACGGCATAGGCAACTTCTACCTGCAGGTCCTGGCTCCCGCGCCGTCACAGCTCCCGTTATCGACTCTATATTTCCTGGACTCGCACGGTAGAATACCGAGCGAGATACAAAATCCCGACTACGACCCTATCAAGCAAAGCCAAATTGACTGGTTCACGGACACTTCTCGCGCGCAACGACTTGCGCGTGAGAAGGACGATAGCGAAAGCAGCTGCTTTCATCTGTCTTTAGCCTTCCAACACATCCCTCTCCCCGAGTTCCGTGACCCCTATCTTAGTATACGCAACGGCCAGCAGGGGGAACCTCCTGAAACACCCAGTCTCAATTCCCATTTCTACGCCGCTTTGGTCGAAGGAGGCGTATCAGCATTGGGCTGCGGGCACGACCACGTAAATAATTTTTGCGCTCTTCTGCCACAACAAACGCCTCAGAAAGGCGGGAAACCCACTCAGTCTGGCCCCTGGCTGTGCTATGGAGGTGGTAGTGGGTTCGGGGGATATTGTTCGTATGGCGGAAAGCGATATCACCGAGGGGCGCGGGTGTGGGAACTCGTTCCGAGAGACGGGAGCTTGAAGACTTGGAGGCGGGTCGAACATGTCATGGTTAGAGTTGATGAGCTGGTGCTTGTGAAAGGTGGAGCGGTGGTCGATTCTggggaagatgaagacggaAACGATGTAGTGAGTTGA
- a CDS encoding Putative leucine-rich repeat domain superfamily, producing the protein MGEVQFMPPVTLPCSRLHGGWYPASGFKGWKQINVKGKTASRSFSDLHALHLAWSTPSTPPRDNNKFSNGRAPMERLPLEMLGSIIELLVLDIPPPCGTARRNVDLMSLLLTSRSVCAATLNTLYKHITIPHSRIFRKFLSNIATHPALGAIVRRIDFSHFNTLTLFESVSERKGTRNLTAETLVQCLELTAHLQEFLAVEHIDDDLGVEVLQKLFFDMPWLQALDFAGCTSPAFKNSFTSLADMAWPQTLSFTRLSFHKCLTLPSALFEQVLPCLANVTHLDLAQTKITDRALQSIPKTAKITHLNFAKCTLLTAPNVIDFLATHPAVENLVYLSVATDARSHQLLDVGDVSQLIPVLPKTLKSLSLKGSRMDDAHIDLLRPLTKSLEELAIGRNMDVNSAAKLLELADDKKQDEPHTLRYLDLSDLWGNELDIVDLFSSRNSLLRPTSMPLEVVEISEQSFKSLSRNRTLERIGWSLQEIGSRCLMVRLQDHRKDRDRGYRWWKMGADNWGMRKIPVSRAEVGGMYGSFMFGRKL; encoded by the exons ATGGGCGAAGTCCAGTTCATGCCCCCCGTCACCCTGCCCTGCAGCAGACTCCATGGCGGCTGGTATCCTGCTTCCGGGTTCAAGGGCTGGAAGCAGATCAacgtcaagggcaagacaGCGAGTAGGAGCTTCAGCGACCTCCATGCCCTGCACCTGGCATGGAGCACCCCGTCGACGCCTCCCCGAGACAACAACAAGTTCAGCAATGGCCGCGCACCTATGGAGAGACTGCCCCTCGAGATGCTCG GATCCATTATCGAGCTCCTCGTACTTGATATCCCCCCACCCTGTGGTACCGCGCGCCGTAACGTCGACCTGATGTCGCTACTGTTGACCTCAAGGTCGGTTTGCGCCGCGACCTTGAACACGCTGTACAAGCACATTACCATTCCTCACTCGAGAATCTTCCGAAAGTTCCTGTCAAACATTGCGACCCACCCTGCGCTGGGCGCCATTGTACGGCGCATCGACTTCAGCCACTTTAACACCTTGACGTTGTTCGAGTCTGTCAGCGAGCGCAAGGGCACCCGGAATTTGACGGCGGAGACCCTTGTGCAATGCCTAGAGCTGACAGCGCACCTCCAGGAGTTCTTGGCCGTGGAGcacatcgacgacgacctcggtgTTGAGGTGCTGCAgaagctcttcttcgacatgcCCTGGCTGCAGGCGCTCGACTTTGCAGGGTGCACGTCGCCTGCATTCAAGAACTCGTTTACATCCCTGGCGGACATGGCCTGGCCCCAGACGCTCTCGTTCACGCGACTATCGTTCCACAAGTGCCTTacgctgccgtcggcgctgTTTGAGCAGGTCCTGCCGTGCCTGGCCAACGTCACGCACCTGGACCTTGCCCAGACCAAGATCACAGACCGAGCGCTGCAGTCGATTCCgaagacggccaagatcACCCACTTGAACTTTGCCAAGTGCACGCTTCTCACGGCGCCCAATGTCATTGACTTCCTCGCGACCCACCCGGCGGTGGAAAACCTGGTCTACCTAAGCGTGGCCACCGACGCCAGGAGCCACCAGCTTCTGGACGTGGGAGACGTCTCGCAGCTCATCCCTGTGCTGCCCAAGACGCTCAAGTCCCTGAGCCTTAAGGGGAGCCGCATGGACGACGCGCACATCGACCTGCTGCGGCCGCTGACCAAGTCCCTCGAGGAACTCGCCATCGGGCGTAACATGGACGTCAATTCCGCGGCcaagctgctcgagctgGCGGACGATAAGAAGCAGGACGAGCCACACACGCTGCGGTACCTCGACCTGTCGGACCTCTGGGGCAACGAGCTGGACATTGTCGACCTCTTTTCGAGCCGAAACTCGCTGTTAAGACCGACCTCGATGCCGCtggaggtggtggagatCTCGGAGCAGTCTTTCAAGAGCCTGTCCCGGAACAGGACGCTGGAGCGCATTGGCTGGTCCCTACAGGAGATTGGAAGCCGATGTTTGATGGTCAGACTGCAGGACCATCGCAAGGACCGGGACCGCGGCTACCGATGGTGGAAGATGGGCGCCGACAACTGGGGCATGCGCAAAATCCCTGTCTCAcgcgccgaggtcggcggtATGTACGGGTCCTTTATGTTTGGGCGGAAGCTATGA
- a CDS encoding Putative tetratricopeptide-like helical domain superfamily has translation MGCVGPAATTPAPGPMDDFQQPYRAPCPMTMLDLSLPRQSAPNPPSVVRELGSTVFQSGFELEDLMSIVTSEENDWTTSPQDFFKAAPINVERYTSSDRRSVLIGRIALRLRTGELYRCRQTWGQRGKTAFMECLRKCEPEHGLSGIDFNKWMKFGGTTDIIAGKCIVGTIVASCLSSRPDFLYRTVPRDEKHIAHCQFLRDLCTPEIEMLSNRFADLEQALVKWIRDRYSGLRKQKKKAPQYDKLQDFSVNLRSPQQSLYPGSGCGLCPAELGHFPDCTLHSIGQNYPNPASTFRASDFRSPGDAIGIDSQCGNPQSGHPAVASQTLTQASTHPCQSFSSWTFKGSRTVSAEHSFVNSTRMFLQRRTISSEGSPIKPRTRTSLVNTRCATAAPFADNEFIFRLNGHGGPGFFSNPHSPSPPEALLVSENLFHTIKAYFENSCRHVNFDVHGNLLAPNGAELDNALCNDFDSYCFTAAMLMGKGLSAESRRALSKACALVKQILRAEHPRTLACFLEVFIHLIQTGLPMVTSYLCNYIKRMSATVIRRGHPCGKIYELLGDLDSNSLEQALAQVWKCTTDIFDSELGECNRLAVSARLDYIKRVVPNHHEEERLLRDLLARFGGIPRLPTPRVMLNLAHNFNKQGRHDEAEAMAMEVLLLLQGYEMYNSRHVERIESLKIVSRSQFDQGKTTEAEQTMQEVIQMIVDRWGMQHAWVPEFMNVLEGWLRDWGREEDADKLRGEITELIGKDETDVELNMVQD, from the exons ATGGGCTGTGTAGGTCCAGCTGCAAC CACTCCGGCCCCTGGCCCAATGGACGACTTCCAACAGCCTTATCGCGCGCCGTGCCCGATGACGATGCTCGATCTTTCTCTGCCTCGACAGTCCGCCCCGAACCCGCCTTCGGTCGTCCGTGAACTCGGCTCCACAGTTTTTCAGAGCGGCTTCGAACTAGAAGACCTGATGTCCATCGTGACGAGTGAAGAGAACGATTGGACAACGTCGCCTCAGGACTTCTTCAAAGCTGCGCCTATCAATGTGGAAAGATACACTAGCTCCGACAGGCGGTCCGTTTTAATTGGGAGGATTGCGCTCAGATTGAGAACCGGGGAGTTGTATCGATGTCGACAGACATGGGGACAACGAGGAAAGACAGCCTTTATGGAATGTCTGAGGAAATGCGAGCCCGAGCATGGGCTGTCTGGGATTGACTTTAATAAATGGATGAAATTTGGAGGAACTACAGACATCATCGCCGGAAAATGCATCGTTGGTACCATTGTGGCGAGCTGTCTGTCATCGCGGCCAGATTTCTT GTATCGTACGGTCCCCCGAGATGAAAAGCATATCGCCCACTGTCAGTTCCTCAGAGATCTCTGTACGCCAGAAATCGAAATGCTTTCAAATCGATTTGCAGACCTCGAACAAGCCTTGGTAAAATGGATTCGCGATAGATACAGTGGCCTCAGGaaacagaaaaagaaagccCCTCAATACGACAAGCTGCAAGACTTCTCGGTCAACCTTCGCAGCCCTCAGCAATCTCTTTATCCCGGCTCTGGATGTGGTCTATGTCCGGCCGAGTTGGGCCATTTTCCAGACTGCACACTCCACAGCATAGGCCAGAACTATCCCAACCCTGCATCCACGTTTAGGGCCTCAGACTTTAGATCTCCTGGCGATGCAATAGGAATCGATAGTCAATGCGGCAACCCCCAAAGCGGGCATCCAGCCGTTGCGTCACAAACTCTTACGCAAGCTTCAACACACCCGTGTCAGTCCTTTTCTTCATGGACCTTCAAAGGAAGCCGGACTGTATCAGCGGAACATTCATTCGTCAACTCGACACGCATGTTCTTGCAGCGACGGACAATCAGCAGTGAAGGTTCTCCCATCAAGCCGAGAACCCGTACTTCCCTAGTCAACACTCGATGTGCTACGGCGGCCCCGTTCGCCGACAACGAATTCATTTTCCGGCTCAATGGTCATGGCGGCCCGGGATTCTTCTCCAATCCGCATTCACCGTCTCCACCTGAAGCTCTGTTGGTTTCTGAGAATCTGTTCCATACTATCAAGGCATATTTCGAAAACTCCTGTCGACATGTGAATTTCGATGTCCATGGGAACCTCCTCGCCCCAAATGGCGCCGAGTTGGATAATGCCCTATGCAACGATTTCGACTCGTACTGCTTTACTGCTGCCATGCTAATGGGAAAGGGGTTGTCCGCCGAGTCTCGACGCGCACTTTCCAAAGCCTGTGCCCTCGTCAAACAAATACTTCGAGCCGAGCATCCTCGAACCCTCGCCTGCTTTCTCGAAGTGTTCATCCACCTCATACAAACCGGGCTCCCTATGGTCACTTCCTACCTCTGTAATTACATCAAGAGAATGTCCGCAACAGTCATCAGAAGGGGGCATCCTTGTGGTAAAATATAtgagctccttggcgaccTGGACTCGAACTCTCTCGAACAGGCCTTGGCGCAAGTTTGGAAATGCACTACTGATATCTTTGATAGCGAACTCGGAGAGTGTAATCGACTCGCTGTGTCTGCTCGTCTCGACTACATAAAGCGCGTCGTTCCAAATCATCATGAAGAAGAACGGCTTCTTCGGGATCTTCTTGCTCGGTTCGGAGGCATTCCTAGACTTCCCACTCCGCGAGTGATGCTCAACCTCGCCCACAATTTCAACAAACAGGGACGCCATGACGAAGcggaggcgatggcgatggaaGTCCTTCTGCTGCTTCAAGGATATGAGATGTATAATTCGAGACATGTCGAGAGGATTGAATCTTTGAAAATCGTTTCTCGCAGTCAGTTTGACCAAGGGAAGACTACGGAAGCGGAACAGACCATGCAAGAGGTAATACAGATGATCGTGGATCGGTGGGGAATGCAACATGCTTGGGTCCCTGAATTCATGAATGTTTTGGAGGGCTGGCTTCGAGACTggggccgggaggaggacgccgacaAACTACGGGGGGAAATAACAGAGTTAATCGGGAAGGATGAAACTGATGTGGAGCTTAATATGGTACAAGACTAG
- a CDS encoding Putative tyrosine-protein kinase, active: MMDGWIEVKPYLPAGVKRIIGRGATFWIGELNEATVLKYPNEIGLLDPDEARNNLIVESKMFEEIGEHDHIIKSRGLREDGFLILERATNGNIFDYMANHPHLPEISRLRWCVETCKALVHCHKHHVLHCDIRHRNILLDDKLRVKLADFQGRLITTGGETVLDGGSQEQAQYYCPRNTTNHADVKTDLFGFGSTIFFLMVGHEPFPDISGQNEGDDEEVERRFRSGEFPEEIHVCTQVVEKCWKLSYNSAEGVLQDLEALMMGAMQI; the protein is encoded by the coding sequence ATGATGGATGGTTGGATTGAGGTGAAGCCGTACCTACCGGCGGGTGTCAAGAGGATTATCGGTCGAGGAGCAACATTCTGGATTGGCGAGCTCAACGAAGCCACTGTGCTCAAGTACCCCAACGAAatcggccttctcgacccAGATGAAGCAAGGAATAACCTGATAGTCGAGAGTAAGATGTTTGAGGAGATTGGGGAAcacgaccacatcatcaaGTCACGAGGCCTTCGCGAGGATGGATTCCTCATACTCGAGCGGGCAACCAATGGCAATATCTTCGACTACATGGCCAACCATCCACACCTGCCAGAAATTTCTCGCCTACGATGGTGTGTCGAGACGTGCAAGGCGTTAGTCCACTGCCATAAGCACCACGTATTGCACTGCGACATCCGTCACCGCAACATTCTACTCGACGACAAACTCAGGGTCAAACTGGCCGACTTTCAAGGCCGTCTGATTACGACTGGAGGAGAGaccgtcctcgacggtggATCTCAGGAGCAGGCTCAGTACTATTGCCCTCGAAACACCACGAATCATGCCGACGTTAAAACAGATCTTTTCGGGTTCGGCTCAACAATCTTCTTCCTTATGGTCGGGCACGAACCATTTCCTGATATCAGTGGGCAAAatgaaggcgacgacgaggaagttGAGCGCCGTTTCCGGTCCGGTGAATTCCCGGAAGAGATACATGTCTGTACTCAAGTAGTGGAGAAGTGCTGGAAGCTGAGTTACAACTCTGCCGAAGGGGTTTTACAGGATCTAGAAGCACTCATGATGGGCGCAATGCAGATTTGA
- a CDS encoding Putative beta-lactamase/transpeptidase, which yields MPLSPQVAQEIRSIVDDAVVDPNHVPGTTVVVVDRSGTEHIAHSAGKRGISSNEPMTMETVYWMASCTKMIVGVACMQLVERDLLKLDDSDHLEKLCPELADVKVLSVEGKLVEKKRGITLRMLLTHTSGFGYAFLNERLRNWSLPAGIDEFSGSIQDMKQPLVFQPGESWEYGIGIDWAGIALERASNTKLNDYIQANVCQPLNLRSVNMVPTLEMKKGLAYMHSRERGGNIVARKHPLHLPLVVKSELENHACFKSGGAGIFAKPREYTRTSLFKLTGVGLQR from the exons ATGCCTCTCTCACCGCAGGTTGCACAAGAAATCAGAAGCATCGTCGATGATGCTGTTGTCGACCCTAACCACGTACCCGGAACGACTGTAGTAGTCGTCGACCGCAGCGGCACCGAGCACATCGCACACTCTGCGGGGAAGCGCGGAATATCATCCAACGAGCCAATGACCATGGAAACTGTATACTGGATGGCGTCCTGCACAAAAATGATCGTGGGAGTCGCATGTATGCAGCTGGTAGAGAGGGATCTCCTCAAGCTGGATGACTCTGACCACCTGGAGAAGTTGTGCCCGGAACTAGCTGACGTCAAGGTCCTGAGTGTAGAGGGGAAGCTTGTGGAGAAGAAACGAGGGATCACTCTTCGCATGTTGCTGACGCACACGTCCGGGTTTGGATACGCATTCTTGAACGAGCGATTGCGAAACTGGAGTCTCCCTGCTGGGATAGACGAGTTTTCGGGAAGCATCCAAGACATGAAGCAACCGTTGGTATTCCAACCAGGAGAATCATGGGAGTATGGT ATCGGCATCGATTGGGCCGGCATTGCTCTGGAGCGGGCTTCCAACACGAAGCTCAACGATTACATCCAGGCCAACGTTTGTCAGCCGCTCAACTTGCGTAGCGTCAACATGGTTCCGACCctggagatgaagaagggaTTGGCTTATATGCACTCCAGAGAGCGTGGAGGCAACATCGTCGCTCGGAAAcaccctcttcatcttccgcTGGTTGTCAAGTCGGAATTGGAGAACCACGCTTGCTTTAAAAGTGGTGGCGCTGGAATATTTGCAAAACCTCGAGAATACACCCGTACATCGTTGTTCAAGCTGACTGGGGTCGGACTACAGCGTTGA
- a CDS encoding Putative beta-lactamase/transpeptidase, translating into MFTDQIPDVPGSAESGVQGAKTKLGNMLPELSGVLGGSPRGWGLTFMISGGKTGRSNGTAWWVGLPNLFWWCDRENGVAGMICSQILPFGDRAVVELWSKVETTVYGGLRATTKDGLPL; encoded by the coding sequence ATGTTCACGGACCAGATTCCGGATGTTCCTGGCTCTGCCGAGAGCGGTGTTCAAGGCGCCAAAACCAAGTTGGGCAACATGCTTCCTGAGCTCTCTGGAGTTCTCGGTGGCTCGCCCCGAGGATGGGGCTTGACGTTCATGATCTCAGGCGGCAAGACTGGGCGATCGAATGGAACCGCCTGGTGGGTGGGGCTGCCGAATTTATTCTGGTGGTGTGACAGAGAGAACGGTGTTGCTGGAATGATCTGTTCTCAGATTTTGCCGTTTGGCGATCGAGCAGTTGTCGAACTTTGGTCTAAAGTAGAAACCACGGTCTATGGGGGACTTCGTGCTACGACCAAGGATGGACTTCCGTTGTGA